One genomic segment of Chitinophagales bacterium includes these proteins:
- the dnaE gene encoding DNA polymerase III subunit alpha, giving the protein MQFAHLHCHTQFSLLDGAAKIPALYKKAVADGQKAIAITDHGNMFGVFEFVAEATKINKSAGSTVIKPIVGCEFYVVQDRTKKTFTKEDKDIRHHQLLLAKNETGYKNLVKLCSLGFTEGMYGKYPRIDKSLIEKYHEGLIATTCCIGAEVPQTILRKGEAAGEAAFKWWLDLFGEDYYVELQRHNLLEQHQVNEVLLKFAQKHQVVVIASNDSHYVDKEDYNAHDILLCINTGEKKTTPIQKDVVDEDDLKTHARRFGFPNDEFYFKTTAEMAKLFEDIPEAVDNTMQIADKVEILSLEKSILLPNFPIPKQFEIHTTTQFIDKNEITPDVHNQWEYLKHLTYEGAQKRYGEITSDIQKRLDFELFTIKTMGFAGYFLIVSDFIKAGRDLGVLIGPGRGSAAGSAVAYCIGITNIDPIKYDLLFERFLNPDRKSMPDIDTDFDDEGRQRVIDYVVDKYGKAQVAQIITYGTMAAKSSIKDVARVLDLPLAESNALAKLVPDKPGTSLEKILTTPAEGKDGLKEKLNYQSDEIDNIKKLQEKFHSQTPEGEVLREAIKLEGTVRNTGVHAAGVIIAPKDLREILPVATAKDSDLWVTQFEGNIIENAGVIKMDFLGLKTLTILRDAVQLIKQNHQIEIDLDAIPLTDETTYQLYQRGETNATFQFESVGMQKYLKELKPDKFGDLIAMNALYRPGPIEYIPQFIARKHGREVVTYDLPEMEETLKDTYGITVYQEQVMLLSQKLANFTKGDADVLRKAMGKKDRKTLDKLKPMFIENASQKGHAPKILEKIWSDWEAFASYAFNKSHSTCYAFVAFQTAYLKAHYPAEYMAAVLSNNMGNIEKITFFMDECKRMGLKVKGPDINESSLKFAVNKQGEIRYALSAIKGVGEAAVQSLLEERNTNGAYTSIFDLTKRSNLRSVNKKSLENLVLAGAFDSFPNITRSMYLEKDEKGSYGLEYAMQYGQKIQNGKAMQQNSLFGGTADDDIAEPNIPKREEWPLLEKLKKEKEVTGIYLSGHPLDDYKLEIQHFTNCKLSDIEKNRDKDLRVAGIVASTTTRIGKNGNAYAIFTLEDYDGSYEIALFGKDFLDFKPYITQEGALLHLQGRYQLRFRNSNSFGFVISRIELLSEIRQKQTQSVVFYINDLEISDYIIDEIVNICTKHPGSIPVKFCIKNEEDNFEVKLRSNVKIDLSSFFLADLNLLPELHIGLNNSRPVIEMKSLALDDEESELQTTIDTSEND; this is encoded by the coding sequence ATGCAGTTCGCTCACTTACATTGCCATACCCAATTTTCGCTGCTCGATGGTGCAGCAAAAATTCCTGCACTCTATAAAAAAGCAGTAGCCGATGGGCAAAAAGCCATTGCCATTACCGATCACGGAAATATGTTTGGCGTATTTGAGTTTGTAGCCGAAGCCACCAAAATAAACAAGAGCGCTGGCTCTACTGTAATAAAACCAATTGTAGGCTGCGAATTTTACGTTGTTCAAGACCGTACAAAAAAAACTTTTACCAAAGAAGATAAAGACATTCGCCACCATCAACTCCTGCTTGCCAAAAACGAAACAGGCTATAAAAACCTTGTAAAACTGTGCTCACTCGGCTTTACCGAAGGCATGTACGGCAAATATCCGCGTATAGATAAAAGCCTTATTGAAAAATACCACGAAGGACTAATTGCCACCACCTGCTGCATTGGAGCAGAAGTGCCACAAACCATACTACGCAAAGGCGAAGCCGCAGGCGAAGCTGCATTTAAATGGTGGCTCGATTTATTTGGCGAAGACTACTATGTAGAACTCCAACGCCACAATCTTTTAGAGCAACACCAAGTAAACGAAGTACTTCTAAAATTTGCTCAAAAGCACCAAGTAGTAGTTATTGCTTCAAACGATTCGCATTATGTAGATAAAGAAGATTACAATGCACACGATATTTTACTCTGTATAAATACCGGTGAAAAAAAAACCACACCTATTCAAAAAGATGTGGTAGATGAAGACGACCTAAAAACCCATGCCAGACGCTTTGGCTTCCCCAACGATGAATTCTATTTTAAAACCACCGCAGAAATGGCCAAGCTTTTCGAAGATATTCCAGAAGCAGTGGACAACACCATGCAAATTGCAGATAAAGTAGAAATACTATCGCTGGAAAAAAGTATTCTACTACCCAATTTCCCCATTCCAAAACAATTTGAAATACACACCACCACACAGTTTATTGATAAAAATGAAATTACACCCGATGTACACAACCAATGGGAGTACCTTAAACACCTCACTTACGAAGGCGCACAAAAACGCTATGGAGAAATTACCTCCGATATTCAAAAACGCTTAGATTTTGAACTCTTCACCATTAAAACAATGGGGTTTGCCGGTTACTTTTTAATAGTGAGCGATTTCATAAAAGCAGGAAGAGATTTAGGCGTACTCATTGGCCCCGGTCGCGGCTCGGCAGCAGGCTCGGCTGTAGCATACTGCATCGGTATCACCAATATAGATCCTATCAAATACGATTTGCTATTTGAACGCTTTCTAAACCCAGACCGCAAAAGTATGCCCGATATAGATACCGATTTTGACGATGAAGGCAGGCAGCGCGTTATTGATTACGTAGTAGATAAATATGGCAAAGCACAAGTAGCACAAATTATTACCTACGGCACCATGGCGGCCAAAAGCAGCATAAAAGACGTAGCACGCGTACTCGATTTGCCATTGGCAGAATCCAATGCACTTGCCAAGTTAGTTCCCGATAAACCGGGCACTTCTCTCGAAAAAATACTTACCACACCTGCCGAAGGTAAAGACGGACTAAAAGAAAAATTGAACTACCAAAGCGATGAAATAGACAACATAAAAAAACTACAAGAGAAGTTCCACAGCCAAACCCCCGAGGGCGAAGTATTGCGCGAAGCCATTAAACTGGAAGGAACCGTACGCAATACCGGAGTACACGCTGCAGGTGTAATTATTGCACCCAAAGACCTACGCGAAATTTTACCCGTTGCCACCGCTAAAGATTCCGACCTGTGGGTTACACAATTCGAAGGAAATATTATTGAAAATGCGGGCGTAATAAAAATGGACTTTTTAGGATTAAAAACCCTTACCATTCTACGCGATGCAGTGCAATTGATAAAGCAGAACCACCAAATAGAAATTGATTTAGATGCCATTCCGCTTACCGATGAAACTACATACCAACTATATCAACGAGGAGAAACCAATGCCACTTTCCAATTCGAAAGTGTAGGAATGCAAAAATACCTCAAAGAATTAAAGCCCGACAAGTTTGGCGACCTCATTGCCATGAACGCCCTCTACCGCCCCGGACCAATAGAATACATTCCCCAATTTATTGCACGTAAACACGGGCGCGAGGTAGTAACCTACGACCTCCCCGAAATGGAAGAAACACTTAAAGATACTTATGGCATTACCGTATATCAAGAGCAAGTAATGCTACTCTCGCAAAAACTTGCAAACTTTACCAAAGGCGATGCCGATGTGCTTCGAAAAGCAATGGGTAAAAAAGACCGTAAAACCCTAGATAAACTAAAACCAATGTTTATTGAAAATGCTTCACAAAAAGGGCACGCCCCCAAAATACTCGAAAAAATATGGAGCGACTGGGAAGCCTTTGCCTCCTATGCCTTCAATAAATCGCACTCCACCTGCTATGCCTTTGTAGCCTTCCAAACAGCATACCTTAAAGCCCACTATCCCGCAGAATATATGGCTGCCGTGCTTTCAAACAACATGGGTAACATCGAAAAAATCACCTTCTTTATGGATGAATGCAAACGCATGGGGCTAAAAGTAAAAGGACCCGATATCAACGAAAGCAGCCTAAAATTTGCGGTAAATAAACAAGGCGAAATCCGCTATGCACTATCTGCCATTAAAGGCGTGGGCGAAGCTGCCGTGCAATCGCTCTTAGAAGAGCGCAATACCAATGGAGCATACACCTCTATTTTCGATCTTACTAAACGCTCTAACCTGCGTTCGGTAAATAAAAAATCGCTAGAAAACTTAGTGCTTGCAGGCGCATTCGATAGCTTTCCAAACATAACCCGCAGCATGTATTTAGAGAAAGACGAAAAAGGAAGTTATGGATTAGAATATGCCATGCAGTACGGCCAAAAAATACAAAACGGAAAAGCCATGCAGCAAAATTCCTTGTTTGGCGGCACTGCCGATGACGATATTGCCGAACCCAACATACCCAAACGCGAAGAGTGGCCACTACTCGAAAAACTAAAAAAAGAAAAAGAAGTTACAGGCATTTACTTGAGCGGTCATCCACTAGATGATTACAAACTCGAAATTCAACATTTTACCAATTGCAAATTATCCGATATTGAAAAAAATAGAGATAAAGACTTGCGAGTGGCGGGCATTGTGGCATCTACCACTACACGCATAGGAAAAAATGGAAATGCTTATGCCATCTTCACTTTAGAAGACTACGATGGTTCATACGAAATAGCCCTTTTTGGCAAAGATTTCTTAGATTTTAAACCATACATTACACAAGAAGGAGCTTTGCTCCACCTGCAAGGTCGCTACCAGCTACGTTTTAGAAACAGTAATAGCTTTGGTTTTGTAATATCGCGAATAGAACTCTTAAGCGAAATACGCCAAAAGCAAACCCAATCGGTAGTTTTTTATATAAACGACCTTGAAATATCTGATTACATTATTGATGAAATAGTAAACATCTGCACAAAACATCCGGGCAGTATTCCCGTAAAATTCTGTATTAAAAACGAAGAAGATAATTTTGAAGTAAAACTGCGCTCCAATGTAAAAATAGACCTCTCTTCTTTCTTCTTGGCAGATCTGAATTTACTCCCTGAATTGCATATTGGATTAAACAATAGCAGGCCTGTAATAGAAATGAAGTCTTTAGCTTTAGATGATGAAGAATCGGAACTGCAAACCACCATTGACACATCAGAAAATGATTAG
- a CDS encoding T9SS type A sorting domain-containing protein yields the protein MKKILLAMATFFTVAANSQTLVVVHNSPDPTAAVVDVWVNVPSLGVNQKVIANFPFRNYFVYSVPTLPPNTAVNVQVKAANSAAADPSLYTKSFSGGIPSGNFVLEATGLLDPSLKNVNANDSFQIAVHPAQLTATAGKVNIAVYNGSPDAAPLTTQSFITTIQSTKRDTLNDNLAFAGSSSYNEYSVGSKRLHVYPTGSTAATLMANGDTLKALNGYAAHIFASGFVDTAGTNGGLPFGLFAVTTNASTSSSTGSGEPMIALPKEKIAGVVQVYHNAADPAVKSVDLYVGGIKQVLGLNFRAGFQSAGFIQDFDYVIDLHQKDSASSILNTTLRFGTDSVVAVVSGVLDTTKFSANPDGVSRKLNFFLNQPARLTAPAGSARVTLFHGATDAETISLTAPALGGLAIATATKYGEFKLADPLGTGVVSTSLGTVVVDVKLPDSSVYKSYLVPLTVFDGKAVTVCTSGFVDSASNQNGASFRVFAGLPSSPFPQILFLKDTSFTSSITNPAIADLSFRMFPNPATTELVLGFDVKEESNVSIEILDLNGKVVKTVLNDVFTAGTVYHTESVRELSNGLYFARVRSGNATSTYKFNIVR from the coding sequence ATGAAAAAAATTCTTCTTGCAATGGCAACCTTTTTTACGGTTGCTGCCAATTCGCAAACCTTAGTTGTGGTGCACAACTCACCAGACCCTACTGCTGCGGTAGTAGATGTTTGGGTTAACGTACCATCTTTGGGTGTAAACCAAAAGGTAATTGCAAATTTTCCATTTAGAAACTACTTTGTTTACTCTGTACCCACACTTCCTCCCAATACAGCTGTAAATGTTCAAGTAAAAGCTGCCAATAGTGCTGCAGCCGACCCTTCTCTGTACACTAAGAGTTTTTCAGGCGGTATTCCTTCAGGCAACTTCGTTTTAGAAGCTACCGGTCTATTGGATCCGTCATTAAAAAATGTAAATGCCAACGACAGTTTCCAAATTGCAGTACACCCTGCTCAACTAACTGCTACAGCCGGGAAGGTAAATATCGCAGTTTACAACGGTTCCCCGGATGCTGCTCCGCTAACTACCCAATCGTTTATTACCACCATTCAATCTACCAAAAGAGATACGCTTAACGACAACTTAGCGTTTGCCGGTTCTTCTAGCTACAATGAGTACTCTGTAGGTTCTAAAAGATTGCACGTGTACCCAACAGGAAGCACTGCTGCAACCCTTATGGCTAATGGCGATACCCTTAAAGCGCTTAACGGATATGCTGCACATATCTTTGCTTCAGGCTTTGTAGATACAGCAGGCACCAATGGTGGATTACCTTTCGGTTTGTTTGCTGTTACTACCAATGCATCAACTAGTTCAAGCACCGGTTCTGGTGAACCAATGATTGCACTTCCAAAAGAAAAAATTGCAGGTGTGGTTCAAGTATATCACAACGCTGCAGACCCAGCCGTAAAATCTGTAGATTTATATGTTGGTGGAATTAAACAAGTATTGGGTCTAAACTTCCGTGCAGGTTTCCAGTCTGCAGGTTTTATCCAAGACTTCGATTATGTAATTGATTTACACCAAAAAGATTCTGCTTCAAGCATATTAAACACCACTTTGCGCTTTGGTACAGACAGTGTAGTAGCAGTAGTTTCCGGAGTATTAGATACCACTAAATTTTCTGCCAACCCCGATGGTGTAAGCAGAAAGTTAAACTTTTTCCTTAACCAACCTGCAAGACTTACCGCACCTGCCGGTAGTGCAAGAGTTACTTTATTCCACGGTGCTACCGATGCAGAAACTATTTCTTTAACTGCTCCGGCTTTGGGCGGTTTGGCAATTGCTACTGCAACAAAATATGGTGAATTTAAACTTGCCGATCCACTTGGAACAGGTGTGGTTTCTACTTCTTTAGGAACTGTAGTAGTAGATGTAAAATTACCGGATAGCTCTGTTTACAAATCGTACTTAGTGCCTCTTACTGTATTCGATGGAAAAGCTGTTACAGTTTGTACTTCAGGTTTTGTAGATTCTGCCAGCAACCAAAATGGTGCTTCATTTAGAGTATTTGCAGGTTTGCCAAGTTCACCATTCCCACAAATTCTTTTCTTGAAAGATACTAGCTTTACTAGCAGTATTACCAATCCTGCCATTGCAGACCTATCTTTCCGCATGTTCCCAAATCCTGCTACTACCGAACTAGTTTTAGGCTTTGATGTAAAAGAAGAAAGCAATGTTTCTATCGAAATTTTAGACCTAAACGGTAAAGTTGTAAAAACAGTATTGAACGATGTATTTACTGCCGGAACTGTTTACCACACCGAAAGTGTGCGTGAACTTTCTAATGGTTTGTATTTTGCACGTGTAAGAAGCGGCAACGCCACTTCTACTTACAAGTTTAATATAGTTCGCTAA
- the rsmA gene encoding ribosomal RNA small subunit methyltransferase A: MKTDALKKSLGQHFLHDAAMQQKIADATGDLSGFSTVVEVGPGKGALTFKMLEKQHPNYWLVELDNRWAAWLKENTGNHFHGGEKILNQDFLRLNFEPFTAPVHVVGNFPYNISSQIVFKVLAEKDKATALTGMFQKEVAMRIAAKPGTKDYGVLSIFTQAYFDCTYLFDVPPECFTPPPKVMSGVITMHRHYRPLLCNEANFTKLVKQAFTQRRKTLRNSIRQYLPADYSHISFLDKRPEQLSVEEFSQLTNQCFPT, from the coding sequence ATGAAAACAGATGCACTCAAAAAATCTTTAGGGCAACATTTTTTACACGATGCCGCCATGCAGCAAAAAATTGCAGATGCAACGGGAGATTTGAGTGGTTTTTCAACCGTAGTAGAAGTAGGCCCCGGCAAAGGCGCACTCACCTTTAAAATGCTCGAAAAACAGCACCCCAACTATTGGTTGGTAGAGTTAGACAACCGCTGGGCTGCCTGGTTAAAAGAAAACACCGGCAACCATTTTCATGGTGGCGAAAAAATATTGAATCAAGATTTTTTGCGTTTAAACTTTGAACCATTTACAGCTCCGGTGCATGTGGTGGGTAACTTTCCATACAATATTTCATCGCAAATAGTTTTTAAAGTACTGGCAGAAAAGGATAAAGCTACTGCACTTACCGGCATGTTTCAAAAAGAAGTGGCAATGCGCATTGCAGCAAAACCGGGCACTAAAGATTATGGTGTATTAAGCATTTTTACACAAGCCTACTTCGATTGCACTTACTTGTTTGATGTACCTCCCGAATGTTTTACTCCACCTCCGAAAGTAATGAGTGGCGTAATAACCATGCACCGCCACTACCGCCCACTACTTTGCAACGAAGCCAACTTTACCAAACTGGTGAAGCAAGCCTTTACCCAGCGCAGAAAAACCTTGCGCAACAGTATTCGGCAATACTTACCCGCAGATTATTCACACATTTCATTCTTAGATAAGCGACCCGAACAATTAAGTGTAGAAGAATTTTCGCAACTAACTAACCAATGCTTCCCAACTTAA
- the purN gene encoding phosphoribosylglycinamide formyltransferase: protein MKNIAIFASGSGSNAQKIIAHFNTKKSLVGQVALVVCNKENAGVLQIAAAAQVPSAVITKTQLNNEDYMQALLQKHHIDFIVLAGFLLLIPEFLTRYFHHKIVNIHPALLPKYGGKGMYGKNVHQAVWQNRESQTGITIHFANEHYDEGNIVFQASTEITAADTPETIAQKVQQLEHQHFPAVIEKLLKG from the coding sequence ATGAAAAACATAGCCATTTTTGCTTCCGGTTCAGGCAGCAATGCCCAAAAAATAATAGCGCATTTCAACACCAAAAAAAGTCTGGTAGGGCAAGTAGCACTGGTTGTTTGTAATAAAGAGAATGCAGGTGTATTGCAAATTGCAGCAGCTGCACAAGTACCTTCGGCAGTAATAACCAAAACCCAACTAAACAACGAAGATTACATGCAGGCACTACTGCAAAAACACCATATAGATTTTATTGTTTTAGCCGGATTTTTACTCCTCATTCCCGAGTTTCTAACCCGTTACTTTCATCACAAAATAGTAAACATACACCCTGCCTTATTGCCCAAATACGGAGGCAAAGGCATGTATGGTAAAAATGTGCACCAAGCCGTATGGCAAAACCGTGAAAGCCAAACAGGCATTACCATTCACTTCGCAAACGAACACTACGATGAAGGCAATATTGTTTTCCAAGCAAGCACAGAAATAACTGCTGCCGACACTCCCGAAACCATTGCCCAAAAAGTACAACAATTGGAGCATCAACACTTCCCCGCAGTAATTGAAAAACTTTTAAAAGGTTAA
- a CDS encoding Crp/Fnr family transcriptional regulator, translated as MANNKDLNPACTTCIARANSVFGVLSHEQSHELTLHKSCAVYKRGQYIFNENGFPHALYCINQGKIKLNTTGIDGKEQILRLAKTGDVIGYRSLLSNERYHCSAVALEDSSVCVIDRNYFLEAVGNNPKLLFEVVRKITNDLKKAEEHIVSLSQKNVRERMAEALLFFKATFGFAADGQTLNVTFSREEIADYVGTSTESAIRLLSEFNQDKIIELAGKKIKILSLPKLIKTANIDD; from the coding sequence ATGGCTAATAATAAAGATCTTAATCCCGCTTGTACTACTTGCATAGCAAGAGCAAACTCTGTGTTTGGAGTACTAAGCCACGAACAATCGCACGAGTTAACACTACATAAATCGTGTGCTGTGTATAAACGCGGGCAATATATTTTTAATGAAAATGGTTTTCCCCATGCCTTGTATTGCATTAACCAAGGCAAAATAAAATTAAATACTACCGGAATTGACGGCAAAGAACAAATCCTACGATTAGCAAAAACAGGCGATGTAATTGGCTATCGTTCATTGCTTTCTAATGAACGCTACCACTGCTCTGCCGTGGCATTAGAGGATTCTTCGGTTTGTGTTATAGATCGCAATTATTTTTTAGAAGCCGTTGGCAACAATCCAAAACTACTATTTGAAGTAGTACGAAAAATTACCAACGACCTTAAGAAAGCCGAAGAGCATATTGTTTCGCTTTCGCAAAAAAATGTACGCGAGCGCATGGCCGAAGCACTGTTGTTTTTTAAAGCCACTTTTGGTTTTGCTGCCGATGGGCAAACGCTAAACGTTACCTTCTCGCGCGAAGAAATTGCAGATTATGTTGGCACTTCTACCGAAAGCGCCATTAGGCTTCTATCAGAATTTAACCAAGATAAAATTATTGAGTTGGCAGGCAAAAAAATTAAAATCCTAAGCCTTCCCAAACTTATTAAAACCGCCAATATTGACGATTAA
- a CDS encoding universal stress protein, translated as MKNILCPIDFSDYTESVLELAASLAQEKNATIHIVYVLAAINYHDLLVADSYLAYGAEIIAEERKESQERMNKLKASFEQKFPAQHFITSIVETGNTEDGILETAEKINADCIVIGSHGRRGISRFIIGSVAESILREAKCNVIVYKVQQ; from the coding sequence ATGAAAAATATACTTTGCCCAATAGATTTTTCGGACTATACCGAAAGTGTTTTAGAACTTGCGGCCTCTTTGGCACAAGAAAAAAATGCCACTATTCATATTGTGTACGTATTGGCAGCTATTAACTATCACGACTTGTTGGTAGCAGACTCTTACCTTGCTTACGGAGCCGAAATAATTGCAGAAGAGCGCAAAGAGTCGCAAGAACGAATGAATAAACTAAAGGCTTCCTTTGAACAAAAATTTCCTGCGCAGCATTTCATCACTTCAATAGTAGAAACAGGAAATACCGAAGATGGCATTTTAGAAACTGCCGAAAAAATAAATGCCGATTGCATTGTTATTGGTTCACACGGCAGAAGAGGTATAAGTCGCTTTATTATTGGCAGTGTTGCCGAAAGCATTCTGCGCGAAGCCAAATGCAATGTAATTGTGTACAAGGTGCAACAATAA
- a CDS encoding ABC transporter ATP-binding protein has protein sequence MKQFLRLLTYLLPYRLNVALNIVFNLLSVLFSLVSIVMLIPFLQLLFGKIPPVNEAPVFSFSPNFVIHLFEYKLSSIIKESGATEGLLFICIATAVIFFLKNLFRFLAVYVMSPVRNGVVRDIRNDLYSKILSLPLGYYSKEKKGDLIARMTDDVKEIETSIMNMLEIFFREPVNIIVFLGAMVVMSFQLTVFVFVMLLITGGIIGRIGKQLKRTSVEGQEKLGFLISIIDETLSGLRIIHAFGAEKFKTFQFKAINQAHYKLAHRLTLRRELSSPLTEFLAICVVCAVLWFGGRLVLDSRMLTAETFIGFMVIFSQLIPPAKSFSNAFYNIQKGLASSHRIYEILDAPNSIQEKENAVAVHEFNTAIELKDVSFAYNNFDTSEILSHVNLRIEKGKMIAVVGQSGAGKSTLVDLLPRFYDPQRGEILIDGVNSQDLTLHSLRNLFGIVSQESILFNDTVFNNIAFGYEGATKESVIEAAKIANAHDFILKLEHGYDTNIGDRGSKLSGGEKQRLTIARAVLKNPPVLILDEATSSLDSSSEKLVQEALNKLMRGRTSIVIAHRLSTIQYADEIIVMKDGKVVERGNHIGLMAHHGIYRQLVELQAF, from the coding sequence GTGAAACAGTTTCTTAGATTACTTACCTACCTCTTGCCATACCGCTTAAATGTAGCGCTCAATATTGTTTTCAATTTGTTGAGCGTGCTTTTTTCGTTGGTGAGTATTGTAATGCTTATCCCGTTTTTGCAGTTGCTTTTTGGTAAAATTCCACCGGTAAACGAAGCGCCTGTATTTTCTTTTAGCCCTAATTTTGTAATTCATCTCTTTGAGTACAAACTCAGTTCAATTATTAAGGAAAGTGGCGCCACAGAAGGGCTGCTGTTTATTTGCATCGCTACTGCGGTTATCTTTTTTCTCAAGAATTTGTTTCGCTTTTTGGCGGTGTATGTAATGAGCCCGGTGCGCAATGGCGTGGTGCGCGATATACGCAACGATTTGTACAGTAAAATTTTATCGCTGCCGCTTGGCTATTACAGCAAAGAGAAAAAAGGCGACCTTATTGCCCGCATGACCGATGATGTAAAAGAGATTGAAACCAGCATTATGAATATGTTGGAGATTTTTTTTCGCGAGCCGGTAAACATTATTGTGTTTTTGGGTGCTATGGTGGTAATGAGTTTTCAACTTACTGTGTTTGTGTTTGTGATGCTGTTAATTACCGGAGGAATTATTGGCAGAATTGGAAAGCAACTTAAACGCACTTCGGTAGAAGGGCAGGAGAAACTTGGATTTCTTATTTCCATCATTGATGAAACGCTTAGCGGTTTGCGTATTATACACGCTTTTGGGGCCGAAAAGTTTAAAACATTTCAGTTTAAAGCAATTAACCAAGCGCACTATAAGTTGGCGCACCGCCTTACTTTGCGCAGAGAACTATCTTCGCCACTTACGGAGTTTTTGGCTATTTGTGTGGTGTGTGCAGTACTTTGGTTTGGCGGCAGATTGGTGCTCGATAGCCGAATGCTTACCGCAGAAACTTTTATTGGCTTTATGGTTATTTTTTCGCAGTTAATTCCTCCTGCAAAAAGCTTTTCAAATGCATTTTACAATATCCAAAAAGGATTGGCTTCTTCACACCGCATCTACGAAATTTTAGATGCACCTAACAGCATTCAAGAGAAAGAAAATGCAGTTGCTGTTCATGAATTTAATACGGCTATTGAATTGAAAGATGTAAGTTTTGCTTACAATAATTTCGACACCAGTGAAATATTAAGCCACGTAAACCTTCGTATAGAAAAGGGGAAAATGATAGCTGTGGTGGGGCAGAGTGGAGCAGGAAAATCTACACTGGTAGATTTGCTTCCGAGGTTTTATGATCCACAGCGGGGCGAAATTCTAATTGATGGCGTTAATAGCCAAGACCTTACACTACATTCGTTGCGCAATCTATTTGGTATAGTATCGCAAGAGTCTATTTTGTTTAACGATACAGTGTTTAATAATATTGCATTTGGCTACGAGGGTGCAACCAAAGAAAGCGTAATAGAAGCCGCCAAAATTGCAAATGCCCACGATTTTATTCTAAAGTTAGAGCATGGTTACGATACTAACATTGGCGATAGAGGCAGTAAATTGAGCGGTGGTGAAAAGCAGCGCCTTACTATTGCTCGTGCGGTACTAAAAAACCCACCGGTGTTGATTTTAGATGAGGCCACTTCTTCGCTCGATTCTAGTTCTGAAAAGTTGGTGCAGGAGGCCTTAAACAAATTGATGCGCGGGCGCACTTCTATTGTAATTGCACACCGCCTTTCTACCATTCAATATGCCGATGAAATTATTGTAATGAAAGATGGAAAGGTAGTAGAGCGCGGCAATCATATTGGGTTAATGGCACACCACGGTATTTACCGCCAGTTAGTAGAGTTGCAGGCGTTTTAG